The following proteins are encoded in a genomic region of Canis lupus baileyi chromosome 30, mCanLup2.hap1, whole genome shotgun sequence:
- the LOC140621556 gene encoding uncharacterized protein isoform X6 — protein sequence MRKIDDWQRAPSCCWATATAVFLQNTAWHLEHGAAKHQFSGAQSMVQVCEFSWTRGWLRPQRRELYGCTCTELGPKTYVRCGPECTREHECKDSSDTCYVRDSAESMNSMTAGFENLTKGESHRSGVEKRKGFLEERGWRWVLQKPSALDGQPMACEALPTVTSVLAQLGGRVLQFCDSTECAKNHMSTSPLNELEYSRQAIGTECRSVFA from the exons ATGAGGAAGATTGATGATTGGCAAAG GGCTCCTTCCTGCTGCTGGGCCACTGCCACTGCTGTCTTCCTCCAAAACACTGCCTGGCACCTAGAGCATGGCGCCGCTAAGCATCAG TTCTCAGGGGCCCAGAGTATGGTTCAGGTATGTGAATTCTCATGGACAAGAGGCTGGCTGAGGCCACAGAGAAGAGAGCTGTATGGCTGTACTTGTACTGAACTCGGGCCAAAGACGTATGTTCGCTGTGGACCAGAG TGCACAAGAGAACACGAGTGCAAAGACTCATCGGACACCTGCTATGTGCGGGACTCAGCTGAATCCATGAACTCCATGACAGCAGGTTTTGAGAATTTGACAAAGGGAGAATCACATAGGAGTGGagtagaaaagaggaaaggcttcctggaagagagagGATGGAGATGGGTCCTGCAGAAGCCATCAGCCCTGGATGGGCAACCAATGGCCTGTGAGGCTCTCCCGACAGTGACCAGTGTTCTGGCACAGCTTGGGGGAAGAGTGCTCCAATTTTGTGACAGCACAGAGTGTGCCAAAAATCACATGAGTACGAGTCCATTAAATGAACTAGAATACAGTAGACAAGCTATAGGGACAGAATGTAGATCAGTGTTTGCCTAG
- the LOC140621556 gene encoding uncharacterized protein isoform X8 — MQPCNCGAPSCCWATATAVFLQNTAWHLEHGAAKHQFSGAQSMVQVCEFSWTRGWLRPQRRELYGCTCTELGPKTYVRCGPECTREHECKDSSDTCYVRDSAESMNSMTAGFENLTKGESHRSGVEKRKGFLEERGWRWVLQKPSALDGQPMACEALPTVTSVLAQLGGRVLQFCDSTECAKNHMSTSPLNELEYSRQAIGTECRSVFA, encoded by the exons GGCTCCTTCCTGCTGCTGGGCCACTGCCACTGCTGTCTTCCTCCAAAACACTGCCTGGCACCTAGAGCATGGCGCCGCTAAGCATCAG TTCTCAGGGGCCCAGAGTATGGTTCAGGTATGTGAATTCTCATGGACAAGAGGCTGGCTGAGGCCACAGAGAAGAGAGCTGTATGGCTGTACTTGTACTGAACTCGGGCCAAAGACGTATGTTCGCTGTGGACCAGAG TGCACAAGAGAACACGAGTGCAAAGACTCATCGGACACCTGCTATGTGCGGGACTCAGCTGAATCCATGAACTCCATGACAGCAGGTTTTGAGAATTTGACAAAGGGAGAATCACATAGGAGTGGagtagaaaagaggaaaggcttcctggaagagagagGATGGAGATGGGTCCTGCAGAAGCCATCAGCCCTGGATGGGCAACCAATGGCCTGTGAGGCTCTCCCGACAGTGACCAGTGTTCTGGCACAGCTTGGGGGAAGAGTGCTCCAATTTTGTGACAGCACAGAGTGTGCCAAAAATCACATGAGTACGAGTCCATTAAATGAACTAGAATACAGTAGACAAGCTATAGGGACAGAATGTAGATCAGTGTTTGCCTAG
- the LOC140621556 gene encoding uncharacterized protein isoform X7 — protein MSCWSFMAPSCCWATATAVFLQNTAWHLEHGAAKHQFSGAQSMVQVCEFSWTRGWLRPQRRELYGCTCTELGPKTYVRCGPECTREHECKDSSDTCYVRDSAESMNSMTAGFENLTKGESHRSGVEKRKGFLEERGWRWVLQKPSALDGQPMACEALPTVTSVLAQLGGRVLQFCDSTECAKNHMSTSPLNELEYSRQAIGTECRSVFA, from the exons ATGTCTTGCTGGTCATTTAT GGCTCCTTCCTGCTGCTGGGCCACTGCCACTGCTGTCTTCCTCCAAAACACTGCCTGGCACCTAGAGCATGGCGCCGCTAAGCATCAG TTCTCAGGGGCCCAGAGTATGGTTCAGGTATGTGAATTCTCATGGACAAGAGGCTGGCTGAGGCCACAGAGAAGAGAGCTGTATGGCTGTACTTGTACTGAACTCGGGCCAAAGACGTATGTTCGCTGTGGACCAGAG TGCACAAGAGAACACGAGTGCAAAGACTCATCGGACACCTGCTATGTGCGGGACTCAGCTGAATCCATGAACTCCATGACAGCAGGTTTTGAGAATTTGACAAAGGGAGAATCACATAGGAGTGGagtagaaaagaggaaaggcttcctggaagagagagGATGGAGATGGGTCCTGCAGAAGCCATCAGCCCTGGATGGGCAACCAATGGCCTGTGAGGCTCTCCCGACAGTGACCAGTGTTCTGGCACAGCTTGGGGGAAGAGTGCTCCAATTTTGTGACAGCACAGAGTGTGCCAAAAATCACATGAGTACGAGTCCATTAAATGAACTAGAATACAGTAGACAAGCTATAGGGACAGAATGTAGATCAGTGTTTGCCTAG
- the LOC140621556 gene encoding uncharacterized protein isoform X5, protein MAGGTIQAITGIRAEGSLDNRDWAPSCCWATATAVFLQNTAWHLEHGAAKHQFSGAQSMVQVCEFSWTRGWLRPQRRELYGCTCTELGPKTYVRCGPECTREHECKDSSDTCYVRDSAESMNSMTAGFENLTKGESHRSGVEKRKGFLEERGWRWVLQKPSALDGQPMACEALPTVTSVLAQLGGRVLQFCDSTECAKNHMSTSPLNELEYSRQAIGTECRSVFA, encoded by the exons ATGGCAGGGGGCACAATTCAGGCCATAACAGGCATCCGAGCTGAAGGTAGCCTGGATAACAGAGACTG GGCTCCTTCCTGCTGCTGGGCCACTGCCACTGCTGTCTTCCTCCAAAACACTGCCTGGCACCTAGAGCATGGCGCCGCTAAGCATCAG TTCTCAGGGGCCCAGAGTATGGTTCAGGTATGTGAATTCTCATGGACAAGAGGCTGGCTGAGGCCACAGAGAAGAGAGCTGTATGGCTGTACTTGTACTGAACTCGGGCCAAAGACGTATGTTCGCTGTGGACCAGAG TGCACAAGAGAACACGAGTGCAAAGACTCATCGGACACCTGCTATGTGCGGGACTCAGCTGAATCCATGAACTCCATGACAGCAGGTTTTGAGAATTTGACAAAGGGAGAATCACATAGGAGTGGagtagaaaagaggaaaggcttcctggaagagagagGATGGAGATGGGTCCTGCAGAAGCCATCAGCCCTGGATGGGCAACCAATGGCCTGTGAGGCTCTCCCGACAGTGACCAGTGTTCTGGCACAGCTTGGGGGAAGAGTGCTCCAATTTTGTGACAGCACAGAGTGTGCCAAAAATCACATGAGTACGAGTCCATTAAATGAACTAGAATACAGTAGACAAGCTATAGGGACAGAATGTAGATCAGTGTTTGCCTAG